One segment of Paenibacillus rhizovicinus DNA contains the following:
- a CDS encoding RNA polymerase sigma factor, with protein MNTYRVVEHTVRDSYGRIISFLSADWRNLDAVEDALADALVSALESWPKSGIPDKPEAWLLKVAKRRLIDRTRRDRISEKAFAALLAMSENVQHMDFASFPDERLKMLFLCTHPEIDPSMHTPLMLQTVLGIDASRIASAFVVKPSTMGQRLTRAKAKMRSDRLTFSMPDVEELPERLDAVLESVYAAYGSGWEDLGGVDPRRRGLVDEAIYLGRLLSAHMPDESEALGLLALMLHCEARQQARRDDAGSYVPLSEQDTSRWSSSLIAEAERCLHAAARANRIGRFQLMAAIQSVHAQRARTGRTEWQEIALLYEGLSRLSPTLGILVGRAAAVAEAYGPREGLTLLEAIPHAKIGSYQPYWALAAHVHRKLENFGEARTAYSLAIGLCEDRSVRRFLRQRAMEIEQSTRTRT; from the coding sequence ATGAATACGTATCGCGTTGTCGAGCATACCGTTCGCGATTCTTATGGACGGATCATCTCCTTTCTCTCCGCTGACTGGCGCAATCTAGATGCGGTTGAAGATGCGCTTGCGGACGCGCTCGTCTCCGCTCTGGAATCGTGGCCGAAGTCGGGTATTCCAGACAAACCGGAGGCATGGCTGTTAAAGGTAGCTAAGCGGAGGCTTATCGATCGTACTCGCCGTGACCGCATTTCCGAGAAGGCCTTCGCGGCGCTGCTCGCCATGTCGGAGAACGTGCAGCATATGGATTTTGCGTCTTTCCCCGACGAACGGTTGAAGATGTTGTTCTTGTGCACCCATCCTGAAATCGATCCGTCGATGCACACGCCTCTGATGCTGCAGACTGTACTAGGTATCGATGCATCCCGCATCGCTTCCGCCTTCGTGGTGAAGCCCTCCACGATGGGTCAGCGGTTGACGCGCGCCAAAGCCAAGATGCGAAGCGACCGCCTGACGTTCTCCATGCCCGATGTTGAAGAATTGCCTGAACGCTTGGACGCCGTACTGGAGTCGGTTTATGCGGCTTATGGCAGTGGCTGGGAGGATCTTGGGGGAGTAGACCCGCGGCGCAGGGGGTTAGTGGACGAGGCGATTTATCTGGGAAGGCTTCTCTCCGCGCATATGCCTGATGAGTCCGAGGCGCTGGGACTTCTTGCGCTCATGCTGCATTGCGAGGCGCGCCAGCAAGCCCGCCGCGATGACGCCGGGAGCTACGTTCCGCTTAGCGAGCAGGATACTTCGCGCTGGTCCTCCTCCCTGATCGCGGAGGCGGAGCGTTGTCTGCATGCAGCCGCGCGAGCGAACCGGATCGGGCGATTTCAGCTGATGGCGGCAATCCAGTCGGTTCACGCGCAGCGGGCGCGGACGGGACGCACGGAATGGCAGGAGATCGCCTTGTTATATGAAGGACTAAGCCGGCTGAGTCCGACGCTTGGCATTCTTGTGGGAAGAGCGGCCGCTGTTGCGGAGGCGTACGGTCCGAGGGAAGGGCTAACCCTTCTAGAAGCGATTCCCCATGCGAAAATCGGCAGTTACCAGCCTTATTGGGCGCTCGCTGCGCATGTGCACCGGAAACTGGAGAACTTCGGGGAAGCGCGCACAGCGTACAGCCTCGCAATCGGGCTTTGCGAAGATCGTTCCGTCAGGCGATTCTTGCGCCAGCGCGCAATGGAGATTGAACAGAGCACGCGAACACGAACATAA
- a CDS encoding YciI family protein: MHFTLMLFESTEDFAARQNPEKQEEYRAGWSHYVHALRDSGVAVTGFGLHAPETAATVKRSDGTMHVQDGPFTETKEQLGGIFVIDVPDLDTALEWAARAPVNAVEVRQNLPAMK; this comes from the coding sequence ATGCATTTTACGCTGATGTTATTTGAAAGCACGGAGGATTTCGCCGCTCGGCAAAATCCGGAGAAACAGGAGGAATATCGGGCAGGCTGGTCGCATTACGTTCATGCCTTGCGCGATTCCGGGGTTGCGGTCACCGGATTCGGCCTTCATGCGCCCGAGACGGCTGCGACCGTAAAGCGGAGCGACGGCACGATGCATGTACAGGATGGACCTTTTACCGAAACGAAAGAGCAGCTCGGCGGCATATTCGTCATCGACGTACCGGATTTGGATACCGCGCTGGAATGGGCGGCCCGAGCTCCAGTAAACGCCGTTGAGGTCAGGCAAAATCTCCCGGCCATGAAGTAG